CTAGGGTGTATGAGAGCATGTTTGTCACCTGCTGACTGTTGCAACACAAAAATGCCTACATGAAATAGTTAAAACAGCACACAATTATTACACCaaagtttttttctcatttcaagtTTATTAAAACTTTAGCAGTACAAATTATCCAGGTTGCAGATTATCAAAAGATCAACTCAATAAagtccacattaaaaaaaaaaagacaaacacaaaacaacccaaaaacaatGAAAGGAAAACAACATAAAGGAGATACATTAGCAAGTCTCTAAAACTTAACATTTGAGACAGAATGAAATAAGTTTACACAACTCACTCATCCACTTTTGTCTTCATCTGTTCCAGGGCTTGATTCAtgatcaaattttttatttttatcatgtacTTGGTCATTTTCTTGActctttgatttttggttttctttttccactGAGGATCTGGTCTTCTCATCCTCATTTTTCAATGTGGAGCTCTTTAATTCATTGTCCTGACTTTGTTTGACTTTTGAGAATGGACTTTGATCTCTATCAGCCTTTTGCCCCCTGTTATTATTTGAGCTAATATGATCACGACTTTTTGAGTATGTTCTTTTCTCACCATCAGAATTTTCTCTTCTGTGTGAACTCTTACTTTCTTGGTTTCtgtatctttctttatttctgctttgactctcttctctctctgaacTTCGCgaatctctcctcctcctcctcctatctTTACTTCTAGATCTTCCTGATGTTGCTCTCCTTTCCCGGCTCCTAGACCTTCCTCTTCGCCTGTACTCCTGCTCTCTGTATCTATGGTACTCCTTGCTCCTGCTGCGATCTCGGTCATGGCTTCTAGATCGCACTCTTCTGCTCCTGTCCCTACTTCGGCTTCGTTCCCTTGTTCTACTATTATAACTGTGTTTGCTTTTAGTTGTATCACGTTCTCTACTCCTAGAATGGGCACGTCTatccttttctttacttttgttatGATCATGCTCGTTACCCTTTGATTCTAACTGTTTAGACTTCTCTTTACTTCTACTCCTCTCCTGTTCTTTTCCTTTAgaatcagatttttctttttctttaatgttcTCATGATCCCTTTCCTTACTCCTTGACCTCATCCTCTTTTCTTCATGTCTATTATGCTTTGTATCTTTTTCATTACTCTTTGATTTCTCTTTGCTCTTACTTCTACTCTTAGATTTGGCTCTTTTTTTCaccttgtttttatatttatcatcTTTTTCTGAATTTCTTCTGATGTCTCTCTCTTTGCTATCAGACTTATGGtctttgactttcttttccttttcactttttCGGTTTGGACTCTCAGACACATGCCTGTGATcagttatttttttgtctttaaccCGAATTGggcttctttgattttcttttatttcatttaactcaCTCCTAAAAAGAGAAGGTTagaaaaagttttgaaaaatttACTTGGGAAAATATtcactcataaaaaaaaataatattttacttttatttacataataaaaacaatttaaataaatatagaaaaatgtttcAAGCAAAATACTTTTCACTAATCTGGAATAATAGAATTAAATCTTACTTATCCCCTTTGATCCATCTTTCACCACTTGATACCCTCATCCTTTGAgctctttgcatttcttgcctccaATGTGGAGGAGTTTCACTACGTCTGAAACGATCCCTTGACCTGGATCTGGAAGGAGTTCGATAACgcttgagaaaatataaaaggaaaaaattaacatataaaactattataatagctagaaaaaatatataggttcaaataaaatatttatgtcctCTAACATAGCAATGTAGTAACCCCTATAaggagccagagatagtatacaggcaaagtgcttgccttgcactcagaggacccaggttcgacccccagaatcctatatggtcctcctacTCCACCAagtgattccttagtgtagagtcagaattagagcctgagcactgtcaggtgaggccccaaaacaaaaaacaaacaaaaatttacaataTACTGAAGAAACATTAGGAAGCTAAAACCTAcctaatttttctctttggatTTATATCCACAGGGCTAAGAGAACAGAGAGATGGACATATAATTACAGAGATTAAATGTAAGTGTGTCTATAATCAGAATGAGAAGTAAAAGATGTTCAGAGACTATAAAACAGAtctaatataaaagaaataaaagaaaacaaagaatgtcTATGAACTACCTATGAATGgtgtggaagagaaaggaaaagaataagggtaacggagagatagcacagcggcgtttgccttgcaagtagccgatccaggacaaaggtggttggtttgaatcccagtgtcccatatggtcccccgtgcctgccaggagctatttctgagcagacagccaggagtaacccctgagcactgccgggtgtggcccaaaaaccaaaaaaaaaaaaaaaaaaaaaaaaaaaaaaaaaaaaaaaagaataagggtaATATGGTAATGAATAAAGTAAGTTAAAAGGGGGAAAACAAGATGATTCTTGGACTTCAGGTGTCATCTGTCACTGAGACCAGAAATCTGAAGGAGAATCAGGTCTGACAAGGCAACTCTTGATCAAAACTATATGAAGACTTTGAACTGCCTATTAGGCAATTAAATAACTGGCAAACACTGTAGTTTACACATTGTAATCTCTGCACACACAACAAAAATTTCACATAATAGCCACATTAGACAGAGAATGAGTAAGAAGAGAAGAATTAATATATGCAGAGTATGGCCAAATATACTGTTTTAggtttaaaaacatatttaaaatctgCTGTGGAGAATATAATAAGCCTGTATCTCCCTTGAATATGTATCTCTTGCTTGTTTCTATgtgtttgcttgcttatttctacTTGAAAAGCTTGTATTCTCTCTCGAACATGAACTTCTCTCTGCtcacataattttttgtttttgtttttgttttttgggtcacacctggcagcgctcgggttactcctggctctatgctcagaaatcactcctggcaggctcaggggaccatatgggatgccaggatttgaaccaacgaccttctgcatgaatggcaaacgcACGCCCTACCTCAATctctatctctcccgcccctctgCTCACATCTTTATAAAATATCAGGATATGGTTAAATGTTAGTAGCCCCTTGGGCTATACTTTGCATGTAGTAGGATCATTTCCAGCACTCTATGTTCCTCTAAACAGCACCAGGAGCAAAGTAGGAGCCACTGAGCTGAGCACTACAGGATGTGActgaaaagacacacacacacacacacacacacacacacacacacacacacatacactcttgATCTCATTTTACATGATGTTCActtaaaatcacacacacacacacactttttgggggtcacactcggcagcgctcaggggctactcctggctctacgctcagaaattgatcctggcaagcttgggggaccatatgggatactgggattcgaaccaccatccttctgcgtctaacacaaacaccgtaccactgtgctatctctcctgccccaaaccATAGATTTTTAACAAACACAAAAGATCTCAATCACACACATGCCCCTTGATCTCATTTTACATGATGTTCACTTAAAACCTATGAACCATAAATtttaacacacacaaaagatcttactctcattttatattacattcaattaaaatcaattaataaactaTACATTTCAAAGTACCAATAGAAAAGATACCATAAAGAACATGTAATTCAATGTCCATATTTATCCtaaaattgagttttattttatagctaaGTTGAGTTATaactaaaaagtattaaaaaattatttcacataAATACAAATTTCTTAAGATACTCTGAGAAAAAAAACACCTACCCTTGGTCCTCTTCCTTTAATTTTCCTGCCAGACCTTGTAACTAAAAGTCGCCTCTGGTATAAAGCAGGCTGGGAGTTAGGTGGATTACTAGAAGGAAGCAAAGgttaaatcaaaacaaattattttagtaaaatacaTCTGAAAATTCTAGTTTTACTGATCTTGCCTAATTCATTTTCCAAGTATACAAAATCATTGTTAAACTTTCACTGACTAGATGGGCTTCTGGTATTTACAACTCACCAGTCAAGAATGCTacaataggggccaaagagagagcaaagcggtagggcatttgccttgcattcagctgacacagccggtccccggcatcccttttggtccccgaaaccaggagcaatttctgagcgcattgccaggagtaactcgagtgtcactgggtgtggccaaaaaaaaaaaaaaaaagaccaaccaaacaaaagcaaccctatttaaaaaaaagaacgcggggggccgggcggtggtgctggaggtaaggtgcctgccttgccttcgctagcctaggacggaccacggttcgatcccccggcgtcccatatggtcccccaagaagccaggagcaacttctgagcgcatagccaggagtaacccctgagcgtcacagggtgtggcccaaaaaccaaaaaaaaaaaaaaaaaaaaaaaaaagaacgctaTAATCTTGAAATGTGTGAGAATGAAAAACTATTTACTACACCATCATGTCATTGGATCCTGTTGAAAAGCACACAAGGAACTATGCATGATTCAGTAGTAGTATTAAGTGCTTGTTGTACAGATATGAAGGTAAGAGCTTGATCCTCAGTGCTGTGACACTTATCACAGCTTGTTCCTGCAGATCTGCTGTCCAGCAGATGGGAAAGCACTTTCTTCTAACAAAAAGTTAACAGAAAAAATGTTAGCTTTGTTAACTTACAAGCCtatataataaagttttaatattgGGACAAAGTTGC
This is a stretch of genomic DNA from Suncus etruscus isolate mSunEtr1 chromosome 5, mSunEtr1.pri.cur, whole genome shotgun sequence. It encodes these proteins:
- the PPIG gene encoding peptidyl-prolyl cis-trans isomerase G, which encodes MGIKVQRPRCFFDIAINNQPAGRVVFELFSDVCPKTCENFRCLCTGEKGTGKSTQKPLHYKSCLFHRVVKDFMVQGGDFSEGNGRGGESIYGGFFEDESFAVKHNKEFLLSMANRGKDTNGSQFFITTKPTPHLDGHHVVFGQVISGQEVVREIENQKTDAASKPFAEVRILSCGELIPKSKAKKEEKKRHKSSSSSSSSSSDSDSSSDSQSSDSSDSESASEEKSKKRKKKHRKNSRKHKKEKKKRKKSKKSASSESEAENLEAQPQSTVRPEEIPPIPENRFLMRKSPKADEKERKNRERERDRECNPPNSQPALYQRRLLVTRSGRKIKGRGPRRYRTPSRSRSRDRFRRSETPPHWRQEMQRAQRMRVSSGERWIKGDKSELNEIKENQRSPIRVKDKKITDHRHVSESPNRKSEKEKKVKDHKSDSKERDIRRNSEKDDKYKNKVKKRAKSKSRSKSKEKSKSNEKDTKHNRHEEKRMRSRSKERDHENIKEKEKSDSKGKEQERSRSKEKSKQLESKGNEHDHNKSKEKDRRAHSRSRERDTTKSKHSYNSRTRERSRSRDRSRRVRSRSHDRDRSRSKEYHRYREQEYRRRGRSRSRERRATSGRSRSKDRRRRRRDSRSSEREESQSRNKERYRNQESKSSHRRENSDGEKRTYSKSRDHISSNNNRGQKADRDQSPFSKVKQSQDNELKSSTLKNEDEKTRSSVEKENQKSKSQENDQVHDKNKKFDHESSPGTDEDKSG